One window of the Anas acuta chromosome 12, bAnaAcu1.1, whole genome shotgun sequence genome contains the following:
- the LYSMD2 gene encoding lysM and putative peptidoglycan-binding domain-containing protein 2: MAEALREEPPGGPESEAELSQRLARTKARSYGSTASVAAPLAERYVEHRLSAGDTLQGIALKYGVTMEQIKRANKLFTNDCIFLRKTLNIPVISEKPLLFNGLNSLESPENETVDSSPSCEEGSVTVQEESSSSPSPQEPDNQPTAPEELSAKDFLQRLDLQIKLSKQAARKLKDDSVREEENEEGPYATSSYHH, encoded by the exons ATGGCCGAGGCGCTGCGGGAGGAGCCGCCGGGCGGGCCGGAGTCGGAGGCCGAGCTGTCGCAGCGGCTGGCCCGCACCAAGGCCCGCTCGTACGGCAGCACGGCGAGCGTGGCGGCGCCGCTGGCCGAGCGCTACGTGGAGCACCGCCTGAGCGCCGGGGACACGCTGCAGGGCATCGCCCTCAAGTACGGCGTCACG ATGGAACAAATAAAGAGGGCAAATAAACTGTTCACTAATGACTGTATATTTCTGAGGAAAACCCTGAATATTCCTGTTATATCAGAGAAACCATTACTGTTCAATGGACTTAATTCACTGGAGTCTCCTGAGAATGAAACTGTTGACAGCTCCCCTTCTTGTGAAGAAGGCTCAGTGACGGTTCAGGAAGAAAgtagttcttctcccagtcctCAAGAACCTGACAATCAGCCCACTGCACCAGAAGAACTGTCTGCCAAAGATTTTCTACAGAGATTGGACTTGCAGATTAAGTTATCCAAACAAGCAGCCAGAAAACTAAAAGATGACAGTGTCAG AGAGGAGGAGAATGAGGAAGGTCCCTATGCAACTTCTTCATATCACCACTAG